Proteins from one Streptomyces sp. NBC_00390 genomic window:
- the scpA gene encoding methylmalonyl-CoA mutase yields the protein MGIPDFTGIELGPGAVAGVSEDQWRSAVKESAGRDDADLVWETPEGIPVKPLYTERDLEGLDFLRTYPGVAPYLRGPYPTMYVNQPWTIRQYAGFSTAEESNAFYRRNLAAGQKGLSVAFDLPTHRGYDSDHPRVTGDVGMAGVAIDSIYDMRQLFDGIPLDKMSVSMTMNGAVLPVLALYIVAAEEQGVPPEKLAGTIQNDILKEFMVRNTYIYPPGPSMRIISDIFAYTSQKMPRYNSISISGYHIQEAGATADLELAYTLADGMEYLRAGIDAGLDVDSFAPRLSFFWAIGMNFFMEVAKLRAARLLWAKLVKKFDPKSPKSLSLRTHSQTSGWSLTAQDVFNNVTRTCVEAMAATQGHTQSLHTNALDEALALPTDFSARIARNTQLLLQQESGTCRVIDPWGGSAYVEKLTHDLARRAWQHIEEVEAAGGMAKAIDAGIPKLRVEEAAARTQARIDSGRQPVIGVNKYRVDSDEQIEVLKVENSQVRAQQVEKLRRLRAERDEAACQDALRALTAAAEAGAAKGGSLEGNLLALAVDAARAMATVGEISDALETVYGRHSGQIRTISGVYRNEAGESPSVDRTRALVDEFEQAEGRRPRILVAKMGQDGHDRGQKVIATAFADLGFDVDVGPLFQTPAEVARQAVEADVHIVGVSSLAAGHLTLVPALREQLAAEGREDIMIVVGGVIPPQDVPTLREMGAAAVFPPGTVIPDAARDLVRTLAGSLGHEL from the coding sequence ATGGGCATCCCGGATTTCACGGGGATCGAACTGGGCCCGGGCGCCGTGGCCGGTGTGAGCGAGGACCAGTGGCGCAGTGCCGTCAAGGAGTCCGCGGGCCGGGACGACGCCGACCTGGTGTGGGAGACCCCGGAGGGCATCCCGGTCAAGCCGCTGTACACCGAGCGGGACCTGGAGGGCCTCGACTTCCTGCGGACGTACCCCGGAGTGGCGCCGTATCTGCGCGGCCCGTACCCGACGATGTACGTCAACCAGCCCTGGACGATCCGTCAGTACGCGGGCTTCTCCACGGCCGAGGAGTCGAACGCCTTCTACCGCCGTAATCTCGCGGCCGGCCAGAAGGGTCTGTCGGTCGCGTTCGACCTGCCGACGCACCGCGGGTACGACAGCGACCACCCGCGGGTGACCGGCGATGTCGGCATGGCGGGTGTGGCGATCGACTCGATCTACGACATGCGCCAGCTGTTCGACGGGATTCCGCTGGACAAGATGAGCGTGTCGATGACGATGAACGGCGCGGTGCTGCCCGTGCTGGCGCTGTACATCGTGGCCGCCGAGGAGCAGGGCGTACCGCCCGAGAAGCTGGCCGGGACCATCCAGAACGACATCCTCAAGGAGTTCATGGTCCGCAACACCTACATCTATCCGCCCGGCCCCTCGATGCGGATCATCTCGGACATCTTCGCGTACACCTCGCAGAAAATGCCCCGCTACAACTCCATCTCCATCTCCGGCTACCACATCCAGGAGGCCGGAGCGACCGCCGACCTGGAGCTCGCGTACACGCTGGCCGACGGCATGGAGTATCTGCGGGCGGGCATCGACGCCGGCCTGGACGTGGACTCGTTCGCACCGCGGCTGTCGTTCTTCTGGGCGATCGGCATGAACTTCTTCATGGAGGTCGCCAAGCTGCGGGCCGCACGGCTGCTGTGGGCGAAGCTGGTGAAGAAGTTCGACCCGAAGAGCCCCAAGTCGCTGTCCCTGCGCACCCATTCGCAGACCTCCGGCTGGTCGCTGACGGCGCAGGACGTCTTCAACAACGTCACCCGCACCTGCGTCGAGGCGATGGCCGCGACGCAGGGGCACACGCAGTCGCTGCACACCAACGCCCTGGACGAGGCGCTCGCGCTGCCCACCGACTTCTCGGCACGTATCGCCCGCAACACCCAGCTGCTGCTGCAGCAGGAGTCGGGCACCTGCCGGGTCATCGACCCGTGGGGCGGCAGTGCGTACGTCGAGAAGCTCACGCACGATCTGGCCCGCCGCGCCTGGCAGCACATCGAGGAGGTCGAGGCCGCCGGCGGCATGGCCAAGGCCATCGACGCCGGTATCCCCAAGCTCCGGGTGGAGGAGGCCGCGGCCCGTACACAGGCCCGTATCGACTCCGGCCGCCAGCCGGTGATCGGAGTCAACAAGTACCGGGTGGACAGCGACGAGCAGATCGAGGTGCTCAAGGTCGAGAACTCCCAGGTGCGGGCCCAGCAGGTGGAGAAGCTGCGGCGGCTGCGGGCCGAGCGCGACGAGGCCGCCTGCCAGGACGCCCTGCGCGCCCTGACCGCGGCGGCCGAGGCCGGTGCCGCCAAGGGCGGCAGCCTGGAGGGCAATCTGCTGGCGCTGGCGGTCGACGCGGCGCGCGCGATGGCGACCGTCGGTGAGATCTCGGACGCACTGGAGACGGTGTACGGCCGGCACTCGGGCCAGATCCGTACGATCTCCGGCGTGTACCGCAACGAAGCAGGGGAGTCGCCTTCCGTGGACCGCACCCGCGCGCTGGTCGACGAGTTCGAGCAGGCCGAGGGCCGCAGGCCGCGCATCCTGGTCGCCAAGATGGGCCAGGACGGTCACGACCGTGGCCAGAAGGTGATCGCCACCGCCTTCGCCGACCTCGGCTTCGACGTCGACGTCGGCCCGCTGTTCCAGACGCCGGCCGAGGTGGCCCGCCAGGCCGTGGAGGCCGATGTGCACATCGTCGGCGTCTCGTCGCTGGCCGCGGGGCATCTGACGCTGGTGCCCGCGCTGCGCGAGCAGCTGGCGGCCGAAGGGCGCGAGGACATCATGATCGTCGTCGGCGGCGTGATCCCGCCGCAGGACGTCCCCACCCTGCGGGAGATGGGCGCGGCAGCGGTCTTCCCGCCGGGCACGGTGATCCCGGACGCTGCCCGGGACCTGGTGCGGACCCTGGCAGGCTCGCTCGGCCACGAGCTGTAG
- a CDS encoding type 1 glutamine amidotransferase domain-containing protein: protein MLIAFLMAPQGVEQIELTEPWEAVTDAGDKPRLLSTKAGRIQAFHHLDKADTFPVDEVVASASADEYGALVLPGGLANPDSLRMDQDAVAFVRAFFDAGKPVAAICHAPWTLVEADVVRGRTLTSWPSLRTDIRNAGGRWVDEPVRICTAAPGPLITSRKPGDLKDFCAALTTEFARAAAEMASR from the coding sequence ATGCTGATCGCATTTCTGATGGCTCCCCAAGGGGTCGAACAGATCGAGCTCACCGAGCCGTGGGAGGCGGTGACGGACGCCGGCGACAAGCCGCGGCTGCTGTCGACGAAGGCGGGTCGCATCCAGGCCTTCCACCATCTCGACAAGGCGGACACCTTCCCGGTCGACGAGGTGGTCGCCTCCGCGTCGGCCGACGAATACGGCGCGCTGGTGCTGCCCGGCGGGCTGGCCAATCCGGACTCGTTGCGCATGGACCAGGACGCGGTCGCCTTCGTGCGCGCGTTCTTCGACGCGGGCAAGCCGGTCGCGGCGATCTGTCACGCCCCGTGGACGCTGGTGGAGGCCGATGTGGTGCGCGGCCGCACGCTGACGTCGTGGCCGAGCCTGCGCACCGACATCCGCAACGCCGGCGGCAGGTGGGTGGACGAGCCGGTGCGGATCTGCACCGCCGCCCCTGGCCCGCTGATCACCAGCCGGAAGCCGGGCGACCTCAAGGACTTCTGCGCGGCGCTCACCACCGAGTTCGCCAGGGCGGCCGCCGAGATGGCGAGCCGCTGA
- a CDS encoding DUF6158 family protein, with protein sequence MKETEGHRGVDPERLDEPDLLRELQNIHRSRHDTLLYGSDSALAAHNVRMAELEAEYLRRHPQRPVAAGRTRSGARRGECESGEA encoded by the coding sequence GTGAAGGAGACCGAGGGGCACCGGGGCGTCGACCCGGAACGGCTCGATGAGCCGGATCTGCTGCGTGAACTGCAGAACATCCACCGCAGCCGTCATGACACTCTGCTGTACGGCTCGGACTCCGCGCTCGCCGCGCACAACGTCCGAATGGCCGAACTCGAGGCCGAGTACCTGCGGCGCCATCCTCAGCGCCCCGTCGCCGCCGGTCGCACCCGCTCCGGCGCACGGAGGGGGGAGTGCGAGTCGGGTGAGGCATGA
- the meaB gene encoding methylmalonyl Co-A mutase-associated GTPase MeaB, whose product MPPKIDIDAYVKGVREGSRAYIARAVTLVESTRPDHRVLAQQLLTQLLPYSGTARRVGISGVPGVGKSTFIDALGTMLTGLGHRVAVLAVDPSSTRTGGSILGDKTRMERLAVDPAAFVRPSPSAGTLGGVAKATRETIIVMEAGGYDVVLVETVGVGQSETTVAGMVDSFLLLSLARTGDQLQGIKKGVLELADVIAVNKADGPHERDARSAARELAGALRLMHPADAAWTPPVLSCSARESMGLDVVWERLEQHRKVLDSTGRLAAKRRDQQIEWTWAMVHDALLDRLRRHPEVRDLAPQLEQRVRDGALTATLAAERILEAFRQPDTPR is encoded by the coding sequence ATGCCACCGAAGATCGACATCGACGCCTATGTGAAGGGCGTACGTGAGGGGTCGCGGGCGTACATCGCCCGCGCCGTCACGCTCGTGGAGTCCACCCGTCCCGACCATCGCGTCCTCGCGCAGCAGCTGCTCACACAGCTGTTGCCGTACTCGGGGACGGCGCGGCGGGTGGGCATCAGCGGGGTGCCCGGGGTCGGCAAGTCCACGTTCATCGACGCGCTCGGGACGATGCTCACCGGACTCGGCCACCGGGTGGCCGTGCTGGCCGTCGACCCGTCGTCCACCCGCACGGGCGGGTCCATCCTGGGCGACAAGACCCGGATGGAACGCCTCGCGGTGGACCCGGCGGCGTTCGTACGGCCCTCCCCCAGCGCGGGCACGCTCGGCGGCGTGGCCAAGGCGACCCGCGAGACGATCATCGTGATGGAGGCCGGCGGCTACGACGTGGTGCTGGTGGAGACGGTCGGCGTCGGCCAGTCGGAGACCACGGTCGCCGGCATGGTGGACTCCTTCCTGCTGCTCAGCCTCGCCCGCACCGGGGACCAGCTCCAGGGCATCAAGAAGGGCGTGCTGGAACTCGCCGACGTGATCGCGGTGAACAAGGCGGACGGCCCGCATGAGCGCGACGCCCGCTCCGCGGCCCGCGAACTGGCCGGTGCGCTGCGGCTGATGCATCCGGCCGACGCTGCCTGGACTCCGCCCGTGCTGTCCTGCAGCGCGCGCGAGAGCATGGGACTCGACGTGGTGTGGGAGCGGCTGGAGCAGCACCGCAAGGTGCTCGACTCGACCGGGCGGCTGGCGGCCAAACGCCGTGACCAGCAGATCGAGTGGACCTGGGCGATGGTCCACGACGCACTGCTCGACCGGCTGCGCCGCCACCCCGAGGTACGCGATCTCGCCCCGCAGCTGGAACAGCGGGTGCGGGACGGCGCTCTGACGGCGACGCTCGCGGCCGAGCGCATCCTCGAGGCGTTCCGGCAGCCGGACACTCCGCGCTGA
- a CDS encoding SpoIIE family protein phosphatase — MPAPEPWGPSGETSDFAARLADENTALREELRRRHLTDLATGVLAAQLGATPAEAAEHLAHVAESANVTREDIAADIVNAVAGTTAVTAPPPAAEDAASAVSARRVRQVVTAAEADPTVNQGAATLLDGGLRPLGVQSLWLWALTGSGCLRLAGHAGVGALEAAQWQWIPPSAPPPFRSALVDGSPVWLPDGAPDGDRLPGPSPWAARGFVPLRLRGSTVGLALAVWPDRAELDDRVRGAVAGLVAVAARVLGAERIPPTDQPALDDLLDALAYPAMVLRRDPDTSGLTVEHVNAAASEALDGEYRVVGRPLEAAFPLIHRDLAAMSRRARYAPSAQHAARLPAEHRPEALDPLLDVRVLASGPDRTVVLWHTSSHPRTAVGRAVGRLQGLALFEDDLTTGRSRWSEQTYAIFGMARDANPVPLTQLGPRVHPEDADDLAELLADLTERRKGSSAILRMSRDDGGQRHVRIAAEPLLSGSVLTGIAGVYQDVSGEYHTELALTATFDQLTAVRAQATLRHRLVLQLQQAIVPEIPSLQKLPGLGAAARYRPAAHEYRVGGDWYDVLPLPGGKVLVAVGDIAGHGIDAATGMVALRNALRGLAFTGHSPARLMGWLNEVTLNAPGYPTATAVCALYEPEDRTLRWASAGHLPPLLLRDGRARLLEPPPDVLLGAEPGHTYHETATRLVPGDTLLLYTDGLIERRHGGLDEGLDALRRTAEQLCHCDVDEQVDRLLSAATGDTDDDTSLIAVRVP; from the coding sequence ATGCCTGCCCCGGAGCCTTGGGGACCGAGCGGCGAGACATCCGACTTCGCCGCCCGGCTGGCCGATGAGAACACCGCCCTGCGCGAGGAACTGAGGCGCCGGCATCTGACCGATCTGGCCACCGGCGTTCTGGCGGCCCAGCTCGGCGCCACGCCCGCCGAGGCCGCCGAGCATCTGGCCCATGTGGCCGAGTCGGCCAACGTGACCCGCGAGGACATCGCCGCGGACATCGTGAACGCCGTCGCGGGCACCACCGCCGTCACGGCGCCGCCCCCCGCCGCGGAGGACGCGGCATCTGCCGTCAGTGCCCGGCGGGTACGGCAGGTCGTCACGGCGGCGGAGGCGGACCCCACCGTGAACCAGGGCGCGGCCACCCTGCTGGACGGCGGCCTGCGACCGCTGGGCGTGCAGAGCCTGTGGCTCTGGGCGCTGACCGGATCGGGCTGCCTCCGGCTAGCGGGCCACGCCGGAGTCGGCGCCCTGGAGGCAGCGCAGTGGCAGTGGATTCCGCCGTCCGCTCCCCCGCCGTTCCGCTCGGCGCTGGTGGACGGGTCACCGGTGTGGCTGCCGGACGGAGCCCCCGACGGCGACCGGCTCCCCGGCCCGTCGCCGTGGGCGGCCCGCGGTTTCGTCCCGCTGCGGCTACGCGGTTCGACCGTGGGTCTGGCGCTGGCCGTCTGGCCGGACCGTGCCGAACTCGACGACAGGGTCCGCGGCGCGGTCGCCGGGCTGGTCGCCGTCGCGGCAAGGGTGCTGGGCGCCGAGCGGATCCCGCCCACCGATCAGCCCGCTCTCGACGATCTGCTGGACGCCCTGGCGTACCCGGCGATGGTGCTCCGCCGTGATCCGGACACCTCGGGACTGACCGTCGAGCATGTCAACGCGGCCGCCTCCGAGGCGCTGGACGGTGAGTACCGGGTGGTCGGCCGGCCCCTCGAAGCCGCCTTCCCTCTGATCCATCGCGATCTCGCGGCGATGTCGCGGCGGGCCAGATACGCACCGTCCGCGCAGCATGCGGCGCGGCTGCCCGCGGAGCACCGGCCCGAGGCACTCGATCCGCTGCTGGATGTGCGGGTCCTGGCCTCGGGGCCCGACCGGACCGTCGTCCTGTGGCACACCTCGAGCCATCCCCGTACGGCCGTCGGCCGCGCGGTGGGCCGGCTGCAGGGACTCGCACTGTTCGAGGACGACCTGACCACGGGGCGCTCGCGCTGGAGCGAGCAGACCTATGCGATCTTCGGGATGGCCCGGGACGCGAATCCGGTCCCGCTCACCCAACTGGGCCCTCGGGTGCATCCGGAGGACGCGGACGACCTCGCCGAACTGCTCGCGGATCTCACCGAACGCCGCAAGGGTTCATCGGCGATCCTGCGGATGAGCCGGGACGACGGTGGCCAGCGTCATGTCCGCATCGCCGCCGAGCCGTTGCTGAGCGGTTCGGTGCTGACCGGGATCGCGGGGGTGTACCAGGACGTCTCCGGGGAGTACCACACCGAACTCGCGCTGACCGCGACGTTCGACCAGCTCACCGCGGTACGGGCGCAGGCAACGCTGCGGCACCGGCTGGTGCTGCAGCTCCAGCAGGCGATCGTGCCGGAGATTCCCTCGTTGCAGAAGCTGCCGGGGCTCGGGGCTGCGGCACGCTACCGGCCGGCGGCGCACGAGTACCGCGTCGGCGGCGACTGGTACGACGTACTTCCGCTGCCCGGCGGCAAGGTGCTGGTGGCGGTCGGCGACATCGCCGGCCACGGCATCGACGCGGCCACCGGCATGGTCGCCCTGCGCAATGCGCTGCGCGGCCTGGCGTTCACCGGGCACTCGCCGGCCCGGCTGATGGGGTGGCTGAACGAGGTGACGCTGAACGCGCCGGGGTACCCCACGGCCACGGCCGTCTGCGCCCTGTACGAACCGGAGGACCGTACGCTGCGGTGGGCCAGCGCCGGCCATCTGCCGCCGCTTTTGCTGCGGGACGGCAGGGCCCGGCTGCTGGAGCCACCCCCGGATGTGCTGCTGGGCGCCGAGCCCGGTCATACGTACCACGAGACGGCCACCCGGCTGGTGCCCGGCGACACGCTGCTGCTGTACACGGACGGCCTGATCGAGCGCCGCCACGGCGGTCTGGACGAGGGCCTGGACGCGCTGCGCCGCACGGCGGAGCAGCTGTGCCACTGCGACGTGGACGAACAGGTCGACCGGCTGCTGAGCGCGGCGACCGGCGACACGGACGACGACACGAGCCTGATCGCCGTACGCGTCCCCTGA
- a CDS encoding hybrid sensor histidine kinase/response regulator produces MDVSAPPPGPRPGAPPSAELGEEGLRKLLAGLTAVRDGDLSVRLPADAGGLLGEIATIYNGMVDQISVVTSEVTRVASEVGGQGLLGGQAREPRAGGVWHELTSGVNTMADNLTSQVRAIAQVATAVARGDLTRKIRVDARGEILELKETINTMVDRLSSFAEEVSRVAREVGTDGKLGGQATVQGVSGTWKDLTDNVNFMANNLTNQVRNIAQVTTAVARGDLTRKIDVDARGEILELKTTINTMVEQLSSFAAEVTRVAREVGSEGRLGGQAEVEGVSGTWKRLTENVNELAGNLTRQVRAIAEVTSAVAEGDLTGSITVEAPGEVGDLKDNINAMVESLRATIRANEEQDWLKTNLARMSGLVQGTRSLPAVAELIMDELPPLVSAQYGGFFLAEEGEQGVELVMIASYGAPDAPGTGPRRFRLGQSLIGQAARSRRAIEVRDLPPGYATVSSGTGSVDPRHLIVLPVVLEGQVLGVVELAAVSPLTVVHRDFLDQFIETLGVNVSTLIANTRTDELLDQSQRLTAELSTRSKELQARQEELQRSNAELKEKAALLADRNRDIERKNLEIEQARQELEARAQQLSRTSMYKSEFLANMSHELRTPLNSLLILAQLLAQNLEGNLTEKQVDYAEVIHSAGSDLLQLINDILDLSKVEAGKMAIHPEAFSLADLMEYVEATFRPVATERELSFEVITETGTPQRLTTDESRLRQVLRNLVSNALKFTDEGWVELRAGAAAQHELPTALQDVGPVVAFRVLDTGIGIPPDRLESMFGAFQQGDSTTSRQYGGTGLGLSISREVARLLGGVIEAESTPGRGSSFTLYLPVERRGSTPAEHILRETVQRQPAAVPQVEESARGHTVLVVDDDGRNVFALTEILQREGMTVLQADNGRAGIAVLEGHDEVDLVVMDVMMAGMDGYAAMQAIRQLPHGANVPIIVVTAKAMPGDRAEALAEGADDYVAKPVDADHLLAKIRMWLARGR; encoded by the coding sequence ATGGATGTGTCTGCCCCGCCGCCCGGTCCCCGGCCGGGCGCGCCGCCGTCCGCCGAGCTGGGCGAGGAAGGGCTCCGCAAACTCCTGGCCGGGCTCACCGCCGTACGCGACGGAGACCTGTCCGTCCGCCTGCCCGCCGACGCCGGGGGGCTGCTCGGCGAGATCGCCACGATCTACAACGGGATGGTGGACCAGATCTCAGTGGTCACCTCCGAGGTCACCCGGGTCGCCAGCGAGGTCGGCGGGCAGGGCCTGCTCGGCGGCCAGGCGCGCGAGCCGCGGGCCGGCGGCGTGTGGCACGAGCTCACCTCGGGCGTCAACACCATGGCCGACAACCTGACCTCCCAGGTGCGCGCGATCGCCCAGGTCGCCACCGCCGTCGCCCGCGGCGACCTCACCCGGAAGATCCGGGTCGACGCACGCGGGGAGATCCTGGAGCTCAAGGAGACCATCAACACAATGGTCGACCGGCTGTCCTCGTTCGCCGAGGAGGTCTCCCGGGTGGCGCGCGAGGTCGGCACCGACGGAAAGCTCGGCGGCCAGGCCACGGTCCAGGGTGTGTCCGGCACCTGGAAGGACCTGACGGACAACGTCAACTTCATGGCGAACAACCTGACCAACCAGGTCCGCAACATCGCCCAGGTCACCACGGCCGTGGCCCGGGGCGATCTGACCCGCAAGATCGACGTGGACGCGCGCGGTGAGATCCTCGAGCTGAAGACCACCATCAACACCATGGTCGAGCAACTGTCGTCGTTCGCCGCCGAGGTCACCCGCGTCGCGCGCGAGGTCGGCAGCGAGGGGCGCCTCGGCGGCCAGGCCGAGGTCGAAGGGGTCTCCGGCACCTGGAAACGGCTGACCGAGAACGTCAACGAACTGGCCGGGAACCTGACCCGGCAGGTACGCGCGATCGCCGAAGTGACCAGCGCCGTCGCCGAGGGAGACCTGACCGGGTCGATCACCGTCGAGGCCCCGGGTGAGGTGGGTGACCTCAAGGACAACATCAACGCGATGGTCGAGTCGCTGCGCGCGACCATCCGCGCCAACGAGGAACAGGACTGGCTCAAGACCAATCTGGCCCGGATGTCAGGTCTCGTCCAGGGGACGAGGAGCCTGCCCGCGGTCGCCGAACTGATCATGGACGAGCTGCCGCCACTGGTCTCCGCACAGTACGGCGGCTTCTTCCTCGCCGAGGAGGGGGAGCAGGGCGTCGAACTCGTCATGATCGCCTCGTACGGTGCACCGGACGCCCCCGGCACCGGCCCGCGCCGCTTCCGGCTCGGCCAGTCCCTCATCGGCCAGGCCGCCCGCAGCCGCCGCGCCATCGAGGTGCGTGATCTGCCGCCCGGGTACGCGACCGTCTCCTCCGGCACGGGCAGCGTGGACCCCCGGCATCTGATCGTGCTCCCGGTCGTCCTGGAGGGCCAGGTGCTGGGCGTGGTCGAGCTCGCGGCCGTGAGCCCGCTGACCGTCGTGCACCGGGACTTCCTCGACCAGTTCATCGAGACCCTCGGCGTCAATGTCAGCACACTGATCGCCAACACCCGCACCGACGAACTGCTCGACCAGTCCCAGCGGCTGACCGCCGAACTCAGCACGCGGTCCAAGGAACTGCAGGCACGGCAGGAGGAGTTGCAGCGCTCGAACGCCGAACTCAAGGAGAAGGCCGCGCTGCTCGCGGACCGCAACCGCGACATCGAACGCAAGAACCTGGAGATCGAGCAGGCCCGCCAGGAACTGGAGGCCCGGGCCCAGCAGTTGTCCCGCACCTCGATGTACAAGTCGGAGTTCCTGGCCAACATGAGCCATGAGCTGCGCACCCCGCTCAACAGCCTGCTGATCCTCGCCCAGCTGCTCGCCCAGAATCTCGAGGGCAATCTGACGGAGAAGCAGGTCGACTATGCCGAAGTGATCCACTCGGCCGGGTCCGACCTGCTCCAGCTCATCAACGACATCCTGGATCTGTCCAAGGTCGAGGCCGGCAAGATGGCCATCCACCCCGAGGCGTTCTCGCTCGCCGACCTCATGGAGTACGTGGAGGCGACCTTCCGGCCCGTGGCGACCGAGCGGGAGCTGTCGTTCGAGGTGATCACGGAAACGGGCACCCCGCAGCGGCTCACCACCGACGAGTCCCGGCTGCGCCAGGTACTGCGCAATCTGGTGTCCAACGCACTGAAGTTCACCGACGAGGGATGGGTGGAACTGCGGGCCGGGGCCGCCGCACAGCACGAGCTGCCGACGGCCTTGCAGGACGTGGGACCGGTGGTCGCCTTCCGGGTCCTCGACACCGGCATCGGCATCCCGCCCGACCGCCTGGAGAGCATGTTCGGCGCCTTCCAGCAGGGCGACAGCACCACATCACGCCAGTACGGCGGCACCGGGCTCGGGCTCTCCATCAGCCGCGAGGTGGCGCGGCTCCTCGGCGGCGTGATCGAGGCCGAGAGCACACCGGGGCGCGGCAGCAGCTTCACGCTCTATCTGCCGGTGGAGCGGCGGGGCAGTACGCCCGCGGAGCACATCCTGCGCGAGACGGTGCAACGGCAGCCCGCGGCAGTACCCCAGGTGGAGGAATCGGCGCGCGGACACACCGTCCTCGTGGTCGACGACGACGGGCGCAATGTCTTCGCGCTCACCGAGATCCTCCAGCGCGAGGGAATGACGGTGCTGCAGGCCGACAACGGCAGGGCGGGCATCGCCGTACTCGAAGGGCACGACGAGGTCGATCTCGTCGTGATGGACGTGATGATGGCGGGCATGGACGGCTACGCCGCCATGCAGGCCATCAGACAGCTCCCCCACGGGGCGAACGTCCCGATCATCGTGGTCACGGCCAAGGCGATGCCCGGCGACCGGGCCGAGGCACTGGCCGAAGGCGCGGACGACTATGTCGCCAAGCCGGTGGACGCGGACCATCTGCTGGCGAAGATCCGCATGTGGCTGGCGCGCGGACGATGA
- a CDS encoding plasmid stabilization protein → MPRGSSPKRERQYEHIKESAEERGESTKRAKEIAARTVNKERARSGESRTASKSSIEDMSSSRRGGKRSHSGAQGPTYDQLYAEAQRRNLHGRSSMNKAELKDKLGH, encoded by the coding sequence ATGCCTCGCGGATCGAGCCCGAAGAGGGAACGCCAGTACGAGCACATCAAGGAGAGCGCCGAGGAGCGCGGAGAGAGCACGAAGCGGGCGAAGGAGATCGCCGCGCGGACGGTGAACAAGGAACGCGCCCGCTCCGGGGAGTCCCGTACGGCCAGTAAGAGCTCCATCGAGGACATGTCGTCGTCACGGCGCGGCGGCAAGCGCTCGCACAGCGGCGCTCAGGGACCCACCTACGACCAGCTGTACGCCGAGGCGCAGCGCCGCAATCTGCACGGCCGCTCCTCCATGAACAAGGCCGAGCTCAAGGACAAGCTGGGCCACTGA
- a CDS encoding baeRF2 domain-containing protein: MRLSFLNTLYERPGPWASVHLDTGRTAESTPARRELQAREACGALRRQGADEATGQAVYEALTGEPGPAGGAGRAVFAAGGQVVLDRPLATAPPTAVDTRWSALPRVAPLLDLAAQEPVCLVAYIDRIGADLEVRTPLGRRSAGQAQGLDWPVHRAGRDELSDSHFQRSVENTWEHNAEEVAKAIVTCQEEARADVIVLAGDVRERRSVHRRLPAGLQDRVVESGHGGRAEGASAKLLDEDVKRAAEEHVRRSAAAGLDRFRSAHETAAEGVRPLVDAAREHRIAELFVCPEGGDTHREVWVGPEPDQVAVRRSDAHYLGEMHPSSARADDALLRSAAMTGAPAQVVHIDGVGSVPAGGLGALLRWPSHDGGHQ, encoded by the coding sequence ATGCGACTGTCGTTCCTCAACACTCTCTACGAACGGCCCGGCCCATGGGCCAGCGTCCACCTCGATACCGGCCGTACCGCCGAGTCCACCCCGGCACGGCGAGAGCTGCAAGCCCGCGAGGCGTGCGGCGCGCTGCGCAGGCAGGGAGCCGACGAAGCGACCGGGCAGGCGGTGTACGAAGCCCTGACCGGGGAGCCAGGCCCGGCGGGCGGGGCCGGACGTGCGGTCTTCGCCGCGGGCGGCCAGGTGGTGCTCGACCGGCCGCTGGCCACCGCCCCGCCGACCGCGGTGGACACCCGCTGGTCGGCACTGCCGAGAGTCGCTCCACTGCTGGATCTCGCCGCGCAGGAGCCGGTGTGCCTGGTTGCGTACATCGACCGCATCGGCGCGGACCTCGAGGTGCGTACCCCGCTCGGCCGAAGGTCCGCGGGGCAGGCGCAGGGCCTGGACTGGCCGGTGCACCGCGCCGGACGCGACGAGTTGTCGGACAGCCATTTCCAGCGGAGCGTCGAGAACACCTGGGAGCACAACGCCGAGGAGGTGGCGAAGGCGATTGTCACCTGTCAGGAAGAGGCCCGCGCCGATGTGATCGTGCTGGCCGGCGACGTCCGGGAGCGCCGGTCGGTGCACCGCAGGCTGCCCGCCGGGCTGCAGGACCGCGTCGTCGAGTCCGGGCACGGGGGCCGCGCCGAAGGTGCCTCCGCCAAGCTGCTGGACGAGGACGTGAAGCGTGCGGCCGAGGAGCATGTGCGCCGGAGCGCCGCAGCCGGGCTGGACCGCTTCCGTTCCGCGCACGAGACCGCGGCGGAAGGGGTGCGCCCGCTCGTGGACGCGGCCCGGGAGCACCGGATCGCCGAGTTGTTCGTCTGCCCGGAGGGCGGGGACACCCACCGCGAGGTGTGGGTGGGTCCGGAGCCCGACCAGGTGGCTGTGCGCCGTTCCGACGCCCACTACCTCGGTGAGATGCATCCGTCGTCCGCGCGTGCGGATGATGCGCTGCTGCGCTCGGCGGCGATGACCGGGGCGCCGGCCCAGGTGGTGCACATCGACGGCGTGGGGTCCGTGCCGGCCGGCGGGCTCGGCGCACTGCTGCGCTGGCCCTCTCACGACGGTGGGCACCAGTGA